The genomic interval TGGGTTCACCGTGTATTTCAACGGCAACGGCGGAGCATACGAAGCGTACGCTTATTTCACGCTGTTCATCCACGATCCGACGGATATCACCGAGGGCTCTGCTGCCGGAGGAAAACCTTTCTTGAGTGTTTTCCCGAATCCCGCAAAACGGGAAATGACCATTTACTTGAATACAAGCGCGGCCAATGCTGCAGATCGCAACGGCCTGAAGATCTATGATGTTACCGGCCGGATGGTGGTCGATCTTTCGTCGCGGATTACGGATTACGGTTTTCGGTCTACGGTCGTTTGGTCCGGCACAGACCAGAATGGTCGCGACGTGCCTTCAGGTGTCTATTTCATCAGCGTTGATGCAGCTGGCCGTATGGAAAAAATGCTGAAAGTTGTGATCATCAAATAATCGATCTAAACGATTCTTACGCTATTAACGATACAAACGATCCTAACGACCTGTTATTACCACCATCTTCTGCGCCTGAGTTTTATTTCCGGCCTCCAGGCAAATAAAGTAAACGCCGTCTGATAGCGAATTCCCGGACAAACTGCGGCGGTACAGGTAATGCTGGTACCGACCGCTTTTTTTCTGTTCATCCACGAGCGTCGCGATCCTCTTGCCCGTGATATCGAACAAAACAAGCCTTACACGGGAATCATTGCTGATCGTATAACTGATGACTGTGCTCGTGCTGAACGGGTTCGGCCGATTAGGGAAGAGGCACGATCCGGTGTCAAGCGCCATGGTGCCCTTTCTGCCAGATTCCGCTGTTCCAGTCGGGTCCCCGCTGAGCGCGTAGATAATTCCATCACCTGAGCCGACCACGATCTCCACCAGGTTGTCGTTGTCAATATCGCCAAGGCATGGCGATGAAGATACTGCGCCCCCGGTCTGATAGGACCATAGCACAGAACCGTCCCCGCCGTTGAGCGCGTAAACGTAATGGTCTTTTGAACCGATGATGACCTCGGGCTGGTTGTCGCCGTCAATGTCGCCAAGACAGGGTGACGAAACTACGCTGTCGCCGAGCGGCCGCGACCACAAAAGTGAGCCATTCCCGCCATTGAGCGCGTAAACGCTGTGATCGCTGCAGCCAACCGCCACTTCCGGCAGGTTGTCGCCGTCGATATCGCCCGCGCATGGTGATGAAGATATCCCTGCGCCGGTATGATATAACCATCGCAATGATCCATCTTCACCATTGAGGGCATATACGTAGCCATCCGCGGAACCGAATATTATTTCCGGAAAAGTGTCTAAGTCGACATCGGCAATGCAGGGCGATGAGACGACGCTGCCGCTGGTGGCGCGCGTCCACAGCGTATCGCCGGTTTTACCATTCAGCGCGTAGATCCGGTTATCGCTTGAGCCCGCAACGATCTCGTTAACGCCATCGATATTGATATCGGCGCAGGCAGGCGATGAAACAACATCGCCACCCGTGGCACGGGACCATCTGAGAGATCCGTTCTCGCCGTTGAGCGCGTAAATGCTGTTGTCGTCGGAACCGAAGACGATCTCGAGCAGGCCATCGCCATCAACGTCGCTCAAGCAGGGAGAAGACCGAATACTGCCCGCCGCGGTGTAAGACCAGAGAAAAGAACCGTTCTCGCCGTTGAGCGCGTAAATTTTGCCATCCAGAGAACCGGCCACGACTTCCAGCAATGTATCCTGGTCGATCTCGCCTAGGCAGGGCGCGGCCGCGATCGCGCCGCCAGCATGATAGAACCAGCGCTGCGATCCATTTTCACCGTTCAGGGCGTAAACGCTGCTGTCATTGCTGCCGACCACGACCTCGATCTTGTTGTCGTTGTCCACATCGCCAAGAACGGGCGAGGAATAGACCGGTCTTCCGGCACCGTACAGCCAGTAGGCATAGACGGTATCGATGTCGCCGTCTAAAGTAGTCACGCCGGTATGGGCCGGCACATGGTGAAACATCTGCCAGTGCAGTTTCTGGGTCGGATGCCAGAGGGTCAGCGTTACGGCCCCGTAATCCGGGATCGACATCGGAGTTTGGCTGCTGCGCGAGTAAACACCCCATTCATCATTCAACGAGGCGTAATAGTCGATCGTGCCGGTCACGCCATCAGAAAGCCGATCATAAGCGCTAAAATAAATGAAATTCTTGTCATTGGGCGTGAAATTACCCGCGGCTTCGGTGATATCAAGAACAATATTATTCGGCGGAAATGAATGAGCGGCCCCGGGAACAATGTAGAAATGAAAAAATTGGTTATTGTATGACGACGTCTGCACCGTAAAATAAACGTACTCTCTTTTCGTATGGGTTGGTCTAAACCGGACCTCGAGTGTCGGGGAATAATTTATCTTGTCCGCGAGGTAATTCACCCACAGCTGCGATGTGACGCTGCTCTTCACGGCTTGGTATGACATCCAGAAATAACCCTGGTCGCCCCAGCCCGTTCCCCACGAGTTCGCCACGATAAAGGCGCCGGTGCCGTCACTGGTCGTCAGCGTATCGTCATAGCCCACGATGCACACGCCGTGCCCGCCGTGGTTCGAACCGTACACGTCGCTGACGCAGTAGGTGTTGTGAAAATTTCCTATATACAGGAAATTATCCCAGCAATAAATATATAATACCGCGTTGTCGCTGGTTTCAAGGTGCTGTTTCAGCGTAGCAATGCCCAGGTCGCTTGATACATCAATCCAGTATCCAGCATCGCAACGGTATGGCATGGCGTTGTAATATGCCGAGTCGGAAGGCCAGATCGTGCAATTCCCCTGGTTATAGGGCATTTCGGCAAGGTTAGCGCAGCCGTGGTTGAGGAGAACGAGCATCGCATCACTGGCATAAGAACCGCCATCTACGCCGCCGTTGA from bacterium carries:
- a CDS encoding PQQ-binding-like beta-propeller repeat protein, with the translated sequence MKRYLMCAGLFLLVCSFSYADQALDETGTLRKFGALYQNPRAIPWLIECPPAAANPSSRQYVNHRANMPPVGNQGSQGSCVAWANAYYYKSYQEWLEHGWTYADAHHRFSPAFMYNLINGGVDGGSYASDAMLVLLNHGCANLAEMPYNQGNCTIWPSDSAYYNAMPYRCDAGYWIDVSSDLGIATLKQHLETSDNAVLYIYCWDNFLYIGNFHNTYCVSDVYGSNHGGHGVCIVGYDDTLTTSDGTGAFIVANSWGTGWGDQGYFWMSYQAVKSSVTSQLWVNYLADKINYSPTLEVRFRPTHTKREYVYFTVQTSSYNNQFFHFYIVPGAAHSFPPNNIVLDITEAAGNFTPNDKNFIYFSAYDRLSDGVTGTIDYYASLNDEWGVYSRSSQTPMSIPDYGAVTLTLWHPTQKLHWQMFHHVPAHTGVTTLDGDIDTVYAYWLYGAGRPVYSSPVLGDVDNDNKIEVVVGSNDSSVYALNGENGSQRWFYHAGGAIAAAPCLGEIDQDTLLEVVAGSLDGKIYALNGENGSFLWSYTAAGSIRSSPCLSDVDGDGLLEIVFGSDDNSIYALNGENGSLRWSRATGGDVVSSPACADINIDGVNEIVAGSSDNRIYALNGKTGDTLWTRATSGSVVSSPCIADVDLDTFPEIIFGSADGYVYALNGEDGSLRWLYHTGAGISSSPCAGDIDGDNLPEVAVGCSDHSVYALNGGNGSLLWSRPLGDSVVSSPCLGDIDGDNQPEVIIGSKDHYVYALNGGDGSVLWSYQTGGAVSSSPCLGDIDNDNLVEIVVGSGDGIIYALSGDPTGTAESGRKGTMALDTGSCLFPNRPNPFSTSTVISYTISNDSRVRLVLFDITGKRIATLVDEQKKSGRYQHYLYRRSLSGNSLSDGVYFICLEAGNKTQAQKMVVITGR